The DNA sequence TAATTACTCCTACAGTAATAGACAGTATTAAAAATTTAGGCAAAGAAATTCCAGGTTATATAAGAGATACTGAACGCTGGCTATCAACTAAACCTAGTAAGATTCAAGAACTGGATAGGTTAGGGGTTCTATCAAGTTTACAGTCAATGTTAGATAAGTTAATAGTTAAAGTTGGTGAAAGTATAAGCCCTCTTCTAAATAAAACATTAACTCAAATAATTAATTTAACTTCTGGTTTCGCAAACTTTGTTCTTGGTTCTATTATATCTATATATATATTAAAGGATAAGGAAGTTTTTGCAAAAAATATTAGAAATTTAACTTTTGCAGTATTTCCAATGAACAAAGCCAAAGTTCTAGTAGAGGTTCAGAAAGATGTAAAAACTTCTTTTTCAAAATTTTTCGTAGGGAAATTACTTGATTCTCTAATTATAGGATTTTTATGTTTTATTGGAATGTTGATTATGAGGATTAATTATGCATTACTTATAAGCCTTATAGTTGGAATTACTAATATGATACCCTATTTTGGTCCATTTATAGGGATGATACCAGCAGCTATACTAACATTATTTGATAGTCCTTTTAAAGCTTTATGGGTTATAATATTTATATTCTTATTACAACAATTTGATGGTTTATATCTTGGCCCTAAAATATTGGGAATACAAGTTG is a window from the Tissierellales bacterium genome containing:
- a CDS encoding AI-2E family transporter, coding for MAFLLFKMVDNSNFNEVIKKISKPFIWAFVIAFFLNTLLLKLEEKYKLKRWLNILIVYVIFYGVIILFFTIITPTVIDSIKNLGKEIPGYIRDTERWLSTKPSKIQELDRLGVLSSLQSMLDKLIVKVGESISPLLNKTLTQIINLTSGFANFVLGSIISIYILKDKEVFAKNIRNLTFAVFPMNKAKVLVEVQKDVKTSFSKFFVGKLLDSLIIGFLCFIGMLIMRINYALLISLIVGITNMIPYFGPFIGMIPAAILTLFDSPFKALWVIIFIFLLQQFDGLYLGPKILGIQVGLKPFWIITAILIGGGFFGVWGMLFAVPIAAVVKSLLAKYVDRELKIKDIPKE